Part of the Streptococcaceae bacterium ESL0687 genome is shown below.
CCAATAACCATGTCTGCATCAACATAAGCCTCACGAGCCAAGGCACGTCCCATATTTTTACGGGCAGTGTGGACATTGACCCCTGCGATATTTGAATCAGGTCTTGCAAAGTAAATGTATTCCATTGAACAAATTGATGGTGTTACCTCATCTGTGTAAGTATCAATGGTAATTCCTTGGTCATTAATGATAATAACCTCACCTGGATTAACGTGCCTTACAAAATCAGCACCAACTGAATCAAGGGCGCAAGTTTCAGAGGCCACTACATAGGCACCACTCTTCATTTGACCAATTGATAGGGGTCTGAAACCATTTGGATCTAGGGCTGCATAAAGGGCATCATCTGTAAGAAGGACATAGGCAAACCCTCCCTTAACTGTATTTAATGATTCCTTAAGCTTATCTAGGAAGCTTTCTGCTTGAGACAATCTGATTAAATGCATCAAAATCTCTGTATCAGAGTTTGAGTGAAAGATTGCTCCTACTTCTTCAAGTTTACGGCGAAGACTTTTAGCATTCGTTAGGTTTCCGTTGTGGGCAAGGGCTACTTGTCCATCATAGAAATTGAAGAGGAAGGGTTGAATGTTATCGACACTTCCGTTACCAGCTGTCGCATAGCGAACATGACCAATAGCGCTTTTACCACTTAGTTGGTCGATTGTACTGTCATCAGAAAAAACTTCTGACAGTAGGCCAAGATTTCTATAACCAAGTAATTTCCCTTGGTCATTTGAGACAATTCCTGCCCCTTCTTGTCCCCTATGTTGAAGGCTATGAAGCCCGAAGTAGGTGATGCGACTTGCGTCATCATGCCCCCATACTCCGAAGACTCCACATTCTTCATTTAAACTTTTTACTTCATAAGACATGGAATTGCTTCCTCCCATAGGTTTTTAGCAGTCTTACTTGCAAGTGTTATTGTATCGTCACAAGCTTTGATGTTAATTTGTCCGCTATCTGATACGCGACCAAGGTAGCTAGCAGCATCTCCTGCTAAAGCTTCAAACTTAGCCTTGTTTTCTTCTTTAATTGAAAGAACAAAGCGAGATTGGCTTTCAGAGAAGAGATCACTTGCTGGCATGTTAACTTCAACATCTAAACCAAGACCATTTTTAAAGGCTGATTCAACAAGACCAACAGCAAGTCCACCTTCTGATAGGTCGTGAGCACTTGCAACAAGACCTTCTTTGATTGCAGCAAGAACTAAATCTTGAATTTCTTTTTCATGAGCCAGGTCAAAGTCCATTAATTTACCTTCAATGCGGCCTAACTGCATTTTTTGGATTTCAGATCCATTGAAGTCAGCTTTTGTTTGACCAAGTAGGTAGATTAAGTCACCTGATTCTTTAAAGTCCTGAGTTGTGATGTGTTCTACATCTTCGATTAGTCCAACCATTCCAATTACAGGAGTTGGGTAAATGGCACGACCATTTGTTTCGTTATACATAGAAACATTTCCTGAAATTACTGGTGTGTTAAGAACCTTACATGCTTCAGAGATTCCATCTGCAGATGTCCAAAGTTCCCAGAACCCTTCTGGTTTGTCAGGAGAACCATAGTTCAAGCAGTCCGTAATGGCAAGTGGTTGTCCACCTGAGGCTACGATATTTCTAGCTGCTTCAGCTACTGCCATTTGTCCACCAACTTCTGGATTTAGGTAAAGGTAGCGAGCGTTACAGTCAGTTGTCACGGCAAGGGCCTTGCGGGTACCACGAACACGAATAACTGCAGCATCACTTCCAGGTCTAACAACTGTGTTGGTTAAAACTTGTGAGTCATATGTCTCATAAATTGATTTTTTAGAGGCAATGGTTGGTTGTTGAAGGAGTTCGATTAGAGTTGCTGTAGCATCCTCAACTTTAGGAACAAAGTTTTCAAGTTCAGCAAATTCCTTAATACGGGCTGGCTCAACCTTGTCTTTCATGTATTCTGGTGCATCTTCTGCCAGAGCATCAACCGGAAGGTTTGCAACTTCAACTCCTTGGTGGAAGAGGCGGTATTGACCGTCATCTGTTACATGACCAATGGTTACAGCATCTAAATCATATAATTTGAACAAGTCAACGACTTCTGCTTCATGTCCTTTTTTAACACAGATAAGCATTCTTTCTTGTGATTCTGAAAGCATCATCTCGTAAGGAGTCATGTTTGTTTCACGTTGGGGAACATCATCCAGGTAGA
Proteins encoded:
- the purF gene encoding amidophosphoribosyltransferase produces the protein MSYEVKSLNEECGVFGVWGHDDASRITYFGLHSLQHRGQEGAGIVSNDQGKLLGYRNLGLLSEVFSDDSTIDQLSGKSAIGHVRYATAGNGSVDNIQPFLFNFYDGQVALAHNGNLTNAKSLRRKLEEVGAIFHSNSDTEILMHLIRLSQAESFLDKLKESLNTVKGGFAYVLLTDDALYAALDPNGFRPLSIGQMKSGAYVVASETCALDSVGADFVRHVNPGEVIIINDQGITIDTYTDEVTPSICSMEYIYFARPDSNIAGVNVHTARKNMGRALAREAYVDADMVIGVPNSSLSAASGYAEESGISYELGLVKNQYVARTFIQPTQELREQGVRMKLSAVRGVVEGKRVIMVDDSIVRGTTSGRIVKLLKEAGAKEVHVRIASPPLKYPCFYGIDIQSRHELIAANHTIEEIREYIGADSLSFLSVDGVVESVGLDYDAPYGGLCMAYFNGDFPTPLYDYEEEYEKSLEETTKFF
- the purL gene encoding phosphoribosylformylglycinamidine synthase subunit PurL; amino-acid sequence: MVKMIEPTAEEIRDKKIYAEWGLTDEEYRMISEDILKRLPNYTETGLFSVMWSEHCSYKNSKPVLRKFPTSGPQVLQGPGEGAGIVDIGDGQAVVFKAESHNHPSAVEPYEGAATGVGGIIRDIFSMGARPLAILDSLRFGELNNPRTKYLLEEVVAGISGYGNCIGIPTVGGEVAFDECYEGNPLVNAMCVGLIDHKDIQKGQAKGVGNSIMYVGAKTGRDGIHGATFASEEFVEGEEQQRSAVQVGDPFMEKLLLEACLELILNHSDILVGIQDMGAAGLVSSSSEMASKAGSGLELYLDDVPQRETNMTPYEMMLSESQERMLICVKKGHEAEVVDLFKLYDLDAVTIGHVTDDGQYRLFHQGVEVANLPVDALAEDAPEYMKDKVEPARIKEFAELENFVPKVEDATATLIELLQQPTIASKKSIYETYDSQVLTNTVVRPGSDAAVIRVRGTRKALAVTTDCNARYLYLNPEVGGQMAVAEAARNIVASGGQPLAITDCLNYGSPDKPEGFWELWTSADGISEACKVLNTPVISGNVSMYNETNGRAIYPTPVIGMVGLIEDVEHITTQDFKESGDLIYLLGQTKADFNGSEIQKMQLGRIEGKLMDFDLAHEKEIQDLVLAAIKEGLVASAHDLSEGGLAVGLVESAFKNGLGLDVEVNMPASDLFSESQSRFVLSIKEENKAKFEALAGDAASYLGRVSDSGQINIKACDDTITLASKTAKNLWEEAIPCLMK